A region of Spodoptera frugiperda isolate SF20-4 chromosome 26, AGI-APGP_CSIRO_Sfru_2.0, whole genome shotgun sequence DNA encodes the following proteins:
- the LOC118264078 gene encoding cytohesin-1 isoform X3 → MCLHVRLLCGALWWPLLVRCARATRTYDDDYDQQLKDELGEVVAELEALDGQEECKQNSKAKQMSIGRKKFNMDPKKGIEYLYENGLLQRTPEDVAQFLHKGEGLSKTAIGDYLGERSEFNEAVLKAFVELHDFTDLILVQALRQFLWSFRLPGEAQKIDRMMECFAQRYCQLNPDIFTNADTCYVLSFAIIMLNTSLHNPSVKDKPLPEQFVAMNRGINNGGDLPQELLLSLYESIKTEPFKIPEDDGNDLMHTFFNPDKEGWLWKQGGRYKSWKRRWFILNDNCLYYFEYTTDKEPRGIIPLENISVRPASDRQRPHCLELYASGGADLIKACKTDSEGKVVEGKHTVYRMSAATAEERDEWIECLRRSISHNPFYDMLAQRKKKAQHNVHSAH, encoded by the exons CAACTCAAAGATGAGCTCGGTGAAGTGGTCGCGGAGCTGGAGGCTCTGGATGGGCAGGAGGAGTGTAAGCAAAACAGTAAAGCCAAGCAGATGAGCATAGGAAGGAAGAAATTCAATATGGACCCGAAGAAAG GAATCGAATACCTCTACGAGAACGGATTATTGCAGAGGACACCTGAAGATGTAGCGCAATTTCTTCACAAAGGTGAAGGTTTAAGTAAGACGGCGATAGGTGACTACCTCGGTGAACGTTCAGAATTCAATGAGGCGGTTCTCAAAGCGTTCGTTGAATTACACGACTTTACGGACCTAATACTAGTTCAGGCACTCAG ACAATTCTTGTGGAGTTTCCGTCTACCGGGCGAGGCTCAGAAGATCGATCGAATGATGGAGTGCTTCGCTCAAAGATATTGCCAACTAAACCCGGATATCTTTACGAACGCGGACACATGTTATGTACTAAGTTTTGCGATAATAATGTTGAACACTTCACTACACAATCCCAGTGTTAAGGACAAACCGCTGCCGGAACAGTTTGTGGCTATGAACAGGGGGATTAACAATGGCGGGGATCTACCGCAGGAGTTACTCTTA TCGCTGTACGAGTCAATAAAAACTGAGCCGTTCAAAATACCGGAGGACGACGGCAACGATCTCATGCATACTTTCTTCAATCCAGACAAAGAGGGATGGCTGTGGAAACAGGGAGGAAG ATACAAGTCGTGGAAGAGACGGTGGTTTATACTGAACGACAACTGCCTGTACTACTTCGAATACACGACGGACAAAGAACCCAGGGGCATCATTCCATTAGAGAATATTTCT GTGAGGCCAGCGAGCGACAGACAACGGCCTCATTGTTTAGAGCTTTACGCGAGCGGTGGGGCTGATCTCATAAAGGCGTGCAAGACTGACTCCGAGGGGAAAGTCGTCGAAGGCAAACACACTGTGTACAG AATGTCGGCAGCTACAGCGGAGGAGCGAGACGAGTGGATCGAGTGTCTCCGCCGCTCCATCAGTCATAATCCGTTCTACGACATGTTGGCGCAGCGCAAGAAGAAGGCCCAGCACAACGTGCACTCGGCGCACTAA